In Alosa alosa isolate M-15738 ecotype Scorff River chromosome 19, AALO_Geno_1.1, whole genome shotgun sequence, a genomic segment contains:
- the LOC125284455 gene encoding serum amyloid P-component-like encodes MENLPRILLLACFAALSESTDLSESVFTFPTLGTTDRVTLTPSAKKPLSQASLCLRFYTDQSTQSPCFFSLATNSFNNAFLLCRMDTGIFRFHLGSASADYLGLSYKLNEWNSVCVTWGEEHITQFFINGKASVRKIAPMSPDWQISTDHSIIVGQDQDHYGGGFEVMNAFAGHITDVHMWDYAISTCEVQRFMEKMSFQPGNYLKWESLKFEAQGKAKVEKKLLFSADVLC; translated from the exons ATGGAGAATCTACCAAGAATCCTACTTTTGGCATGTTTTGCAGCCTTGTCAG AGAGCACTGACCTGTCTGAGAGTGTCTTTACCTTTCCAACACTGGGAACCACTGATCGTGTGACTTTGACTCCATCTGCCAAAAAGCCCCTGTCCCAAGCCAGTCTCTGTCTGCGATTCTACACTGATCAATCAACTCAAAGCCCCTGCTTCTTCTCTTTGGCCACGAACAGCTTCAACAATGCCTTCTTACTGTGTCGAATGGATACAGGGATCTTCAGATTCCATTTAGGCAGTGCAAGCGCAGATTACTTAGGTTTGTCATACAAATTAAATGAATGGAATTCAGTGTGCGTGACATGGGGTGAAGAGCACATCACACAGTTTTTTATCAATGGAAAAGCCAGTGTGAGGAAGATCGCACCTATGTCACCAGATTGGCAAATATCCACCGATCATTCAATCATAGTGGGACAGGACCAAGACCACTATGGAGGAGGGTTTGAAGTGATGAATGCCTTCGCTGGCCATATAACTGATGTCCACATGTGGGATTATGCCATTAGCACATGTGAAGTCCAACGCTTCATGGAAAAGATGTCCTTCCAACCTGGTAATTACCTCAAGTGGGAGAGCCTTAAGTTTGAGGCTCAGGGAAAAGCTAAGGTGGAGAAAAAGCTGCTGTTTTCAGCAGATGTATTATGTTAG